In Elaeis guineensis isolate ETL-2024a chromosome 1, EG11, whole genome shotgun sequence, a genomic segment contains:
- the LOC105038678 gene encoding LOW QUALITY PROTEIN: F-box protein SKIP14 (The sequence of the model RefSeq protein was modified relative to this genomic sequence to represent the inferred CDS: inserted 1 base in 1 codon), translating to MTLNFSSYSVFPASIRADEDFGSARCDRSAEGFDKPFWSGRGIENPCGXGGDGGRADRNGSCDPVDLLPSDPFGMELSTTLGNTFTAIAGLIEDFSVNSGDHRVGSGAVFEGLNYYWVSSSAAQLNYGGAYDGWVGERSLGSLGHEAENGVFKHAVDAKEFSDSGDAEVDHSSGGDEGAPHEGLLFALGYLGVRDLLSVERVCKSLHLAVQNDPLLWRSILIDSSLSEKITDDDLLQLSERAQGNLQSLSLIGCSRITDDGLKHVLENNPRLRKLTVPGCVRLSVVGLINALKVVKSSGMPGIKHLELGRLFSVSQEQFEELKFLLGIDQLQQPKSRKPRFYHLSRSSLACDDERAIDIEMCPECQKFKLVYDCPSEHCHGEVSKKCRACDVCIPRCIQCGKCIKDCKYVETFCLEYLCSGCWKHPAMIPESMEK from the exons ATGACCTTAAATTTCTCATCGTATTCTGTATTCCCTGCTTCAATCCGTGCGGATGAGGATTTTGGATCCGCCAGATGTGATAGGAGTGCTGAAGGATTCGATAAGCCCTTCTGGTCGGGCCGGGGGATCGAGAATCCTTGTG ATGGAGGGGATGGAGGGAGGGCTGACAGGAATGGTTCTTGTGATCCTGTCGATCTTTTGCCGTCAGACCCCTTCGGGATGGAACTGAGCACCACTTTGGGCAACACTTTCACTGCGATCGCCGGCTTGATCGAAGATTTCAGCGTGAATTCTGGTGATCACAGGGTGGGAAGTGGTGCTGTCTTCGAAGGTCTGAATTATTATTGGGTGTCTTCTTCTGCAGCACAGCTGAACTATGGAGGCGCCTATGATGGTTGGGTAGGGGAAAGATCCTTGGGATCATTGGGACATGAGGCTGAAAATGGAGTTTTTAAGCATGCTGTAGATGCGAAGGAGTTTTCAGACTCCGGGGATGCTGAAGTAGATCATTCTAGTGGAGGAGATGAGGGTGCCCCACATGAGGGTTTGCTCTTTGCGCTCGGCTATCTGGGTGTTCGGGATCTCCTCTCAGTCGAAAGGGTCTGCAAGTCGCTGCATTTGGCGGTTCAGAATGATCCTCTCTTGTGGAGAAGCATCTTAATAGATTCTTCTTTAAGTGAGAAGATAACTGATGATGATCTTTTGCAGCTATCAGAGAGAGCTCAGGGGAACCTACAGTCCTTGAGCCTTATTGGTTGCTCGAGGATCACGGACGATGGTCTGAAGCATGTGCTTGAGAATAACCCAAGGCTAAGAAAG TTGACTGTTCCTGGATGTGTGAGGCTTAGTGTAGTGGGCCTCATTAATGCCCTGAAGGTTGTTAAGTCTTCAGGTATGCCAGGGATAAAACACCTTGAACTTGGTAGGCTTTTCAGTGTATCACAAGAACAGTTTGAAGAGCTGAAATTCTTATTAGGCATTGACCAACTTCAGCAGCCGAAATCTCGCAAGCCTCGGTTTTATCACCTTAGCCGTTCTTCTCTGGCCTGTGATGATGAGCGTGCCATTGATATTGAGATGTGCCCAGAATGTCAGAAGTTTAAGCTTGTCTATGACTGCCCTTCAGAACACTGTCATGGTGAAGTATCCAAGAAGTGTAGGGCTTGTGATGTTTGCATTCCGAGGTGTATCCAGTGTGGGAAGTGCATCAAAGACTGCAAATATGTTGAGACTTTTTGTCTTGAATATCTTTGTTCAGGCTGTTGGAAGCACCCAGCCATGATTCCAGAAAGCATGGAGAAGTAA